The following proteins come from a genomic window of Diorhabda carinulata isolate Delta chromosome X, icDioCari1.1, whole genome shotgun sequence:
- the LOC130900899 gene encoding docking protein 2 yields the protein MEHEEPIYRGILQLPVGKLLKKSWQQKYCSLFKSSKFGVERLEVYDTPNSKEYSKIIILQQCIKVYPKSNTTFVITTKTNSYEFNTLTEHSNTEWVSAIQSVAFPDDVSKITTVEEDNDLYCSSGEGVFNVKLHPSPVSIRCGLENKNYTLVLMSNALQLRNVVDDKLLFTWPYHYIRRYGYKNGRFTFEAGRKCESGEGIFYLEHPNQQEIFRCLASKMKCMKKLASAENSPLLDGDAQFQAAFFMEPRSRTPLVPSSTLQSLTDLSVSSKSQISISSSDSDSKYVQCSLKTPETKMAHKLKPSKPPRKFKPVNKPEPEYEPVQKYDEIEFRNNAWQTLGVDSPDHKEQHVDEEDYMSWGDVRKEIETVKKPLVSAIITENTPGYYDKLNFFGSTSKLNTKSPYKQVYPVPVASVVVEPPSFNDYDEVQCFPEKNADEKVNHQFHNEEAYAVISKPKRV from the exons ATGGAACATGAAGAACCAATTTACCGAGGAATTTTACAGTTACCCGTTGGAAAGCTGCTTAAG aaatcTTGGCAACAAAAATACTGTTCGCTTTTTAAATCTAGTAAATTCGGTGTTGAAAGGTTAGAAGTTTACGATACACCGAATTCAAAAGAATacagtaaaataataattttacaacaATGTATAAAGGTATATCCGAAATCTAATACTACTTTCGTAATAACAACAAAAACGAATTCGTATGAATTTAACACGTTAACTGAACATTCTAATACCGAATGGGTGAGTGCTATACAATCAGTCGCATTTCCAGATGACGTATCGAAAATAACAACCGTAGAAGAAGATAACGATTTATATTGTTCATCTGGCGAAGGGGTTTTTAACGTTAAATTACACCCTTCTCCCGTTTCTATCCGTTGCggattagaaaataaaaattacacttTAGTTTTGATGTCGAATGCATTACAACTTAGGAACGTCGTcgatgataaattattatttacgtGGCCTTATCATTACATACGACGTTACGGTTATAAAAACGGTAGATTCACCTTTGAAGCGGGAAGAAAATGCGAATCTGGAGAAGGAATATTTTACCTAGAACATCCTAACCAACAAGAAATATTCCG ATGTTTAGCTAGCAAGATGAAATGCATGAAAAAATTAGCTTCGGCGGAAAATTCTCCGTTACTAGATGGAGACGCGCAATTTCAAGCGGCATTCTTCATGGAACCCCGATCCAGAACACCTCTAGTACCCTCCTCGACGTTACAATCCCTCACAGATCTATCAGTATCGAGTAAATCTCAAATAAGTATTTCAAGTAGCGATTCCGATTCCAAATACGTGCAGTGCTCGTTAAAAACCCCCGAAACGAAAATGGCGCACAAGTTGAAACCTTCGAAACCCCCCAGAAAGTTCAAACCTGTGAACAAGCCCGAACCGGAGTATGAACCGGTTCAAAAGTACGACGAGATCGAGTTCAGGAACAACGCCTGGCAAACTTTGGGGGTGGATTCGCCGGATCACAAGGAACAGCACGTCGATGAGGAGGATTACATGTCGTGGGGCGATGTTAGAAAGGAAATAGAAACAGTTAAAAAACCTTTAGTGTCAGCGATTATTACGGAAAATACCCCGGGGTATTATGATAAGTTGAACTTTTTTGGGTCTACTAGTAAATTGAATACGAAATCTCCTTATAAACAAGTATATCCGGTTCCGGTGGCTTCCGTCGTCGTGGAACCGCCGTCATTTAACGATTACGATGAAGTTCAGTGTTTTCCGGAGAAAAATGCAGATGAAAAAGTTAATCATCAATTTCACAACGAGGAAGCTTACGCCGTCATCAGTAAACCAAAAAGGGTCTAG